CTGCGCCCGCACAGCCCGGGGCGTTACCGGGGCACCAAAACAGCCAATAGTGTTCATGCTGGCGTCGCGCGCGGCCGGCGCGCTCGACCGCAGCAGCGCTCGCAAGGAGCGCGACTAAGGTGAACCAGCCTCCATCTGACGCATTGTTCTTGCGCAGCGTCCCGAAAACGCGTTCGATGCTCCGCTGTGTCGCTTCGCCGCGAAAGCAATGACTGTCGATCATCGTCGCGGGCTGGCGAGTGCTGCTCCGTTTGGCCAATGGCAATCGGAGCAAACGCACTGTCACTTCCGCCTATCTCGGGTCCGGACGAACCCTCACCTTGGACAGCCGCGGCAGGCAGGGATCTAGGAAGTTGGCGGCATGGCGGCCGGAACGATTTGTTGTCTTCCGCGTTCTCGTGGCGCAGTGCGGAGATCCTATCAAGATGAGTACCCATTTCCATCCCAAGACCATTTTTGCAGGTCGGGCCAACGAGGTTTTGGACGTCAAGCAATTTGCAAGCGACCACAAGCTCGACGACAAACAGACACGTGACCTCCTCCGCCTGTTTGGCGCCTTCGCGACCCGTCATGAGCTGCTCGCCAACTGCGTCTTGCCACGCACTACGGGTTAAGAGCAAGTCGGCTCCGAAATCTCGCCCGCCGATTAGGCGCGGGCCGACGGTAGAGCGAGGCGGTGCCCGTGCAAGTTTCCAGGCGCCTTGGCACGGATCGGAAAAATTGCTGCTTGGTGGACAGTCACAAAGATCGGAACAGTCTAGCGCTTTTGAGCACCCACAGGGAGGAGTGACTTGCGAAGAAAGCTTAACGCTTTTGCAGCTCCCCGCGTGGAAATCGTATGTCCGACACCCTCCTCTACCTCGAGCTCGACCTTAAATCCGGCGGCTCCGAGACGCGCTGCAGCCATCGTCGAGGCAAAAGCCGGTATCGTCTGGTCGGCCTCTCCGTGAACCAAGAGAACCGGCGTCTCGTTGCGCTTGGAAGAGACGGGCGTGGGCGGAAGAAGACCCGAAAACGAAACGAGAGCGCCAATCGTCCAGCGGCCACTGGCAACCGCGTCGAGGGCGACGATCGCGCCTTGCGAGACGCCAACGAATGCGACGCGATGGTGGGCGTTACGAAATCCTTCTCTGTCAATGATCTCGCCAACGACTGTGTCGAAGGCGGCCCGCACAGCCTCGATCCGTTCCGGCTGGAGCTGATAGGCGTCGACGTTGAACCACTGATGGCCACGCGGGTGGGGAAAGGGCGCGTCGAGAGCAACGAAACGCGCGTCTGGAAGAGACGAGCGCCAGGACGAGGCAAGCGGCATCATCTGAGCCCCTGACGCACCGATACCATGGAAGAAAATGACGAGAATATCCCGCGAAGTCATAGGATCCTTGAGAAAGTGCGATGGAAGGTGACTCGGCGCGTGCCGGAACAGATAAGTCCGAGCGAGTCCGCCACTTTACAGCGGCGGGCCATGCCAACCGCTTTTTTTCGGCCACGCCAGTAGATGTGTCTCTACCGCGGTGGCCGCAAGCACCCGGTGTTGCTGCGTACGCTGGGGGACAGAGCACTTCCGTCCCGGTCGCTTTTCTCTCCGCTCTTCAGTAAAGCGTCGGCGCAAGCACATAATCGCTGCAAGTGCGGTAGATTTCCACACGCGGCAGTAGCGCTGGCCGTGCCTCTCTGCGATCGCCTCTCCTGCGGCCAAGCATCGGCCTCCTAAATTTATCGGCCGGTCCAGAGCCCGCGAGAGCACCAAAGCGCGCATAGTCTCCGAAACCTTCAAGGTCGTGCGGCGACCTCGAGGTACCGCGGCGGACCGAGATTGCCGCCGCCGCTCTAAAGCTCCCGGGACACGGGAACCGAGGTCTCGATCAGCATCCCGGGATTAGCGGAGAATGAAATGTGTGAGCGCAATTCAGCGAGTCAGCGAGATGGTCTCGCGTAGACGCGAATCGCTATGGTAGATGGCAGATCAATCTCATTGGCGATGATGGTGGCGCGGTCACCGTTCATTGGGCTGGAGCGAAATCACCGCCGAGCAGCTTCTCGAACGCGGGCGTGCGGAATGGTCCGACTGAACGCCTTCGGCACGCGTGGCGGCCGAAGGTGCCTCAACGCAGATGATGTCGCCAGGAATGGGAATTTCGACCCGGAGCTTCTGCTGGTGAAGTGGCGTTGAGTGTAAACTTGCCGGCTGCAGGAAACTCGTGCTGCTCTTGGAAGTTTCATCCAGAAGAGGAGGACCCCCGATGCGATGGCGATCATGGCTGACAGATCTCGGATCATGGACCGCAAGCCCATATGCGTTTGCCATCGTCGCCGTCTACGGGCTGTCATGGTTATTCTTCAGCCCTGAGACGTTGGAGTGGCACGGCTTTGCCACCCTCGCGACATGGCTGATGACCCTGTTCATCCAACGTGCTGAACATCGTGATACGCAAGCGATACATGCTAAACTTGATGAATTGCTGCACGCTCATGGAGACGCCGACAACGAAATCTCCCGTCTCGACGAGAAGGAACCAGAACAAATCGAGCAATTTCGACAGAACCATACTACTTCGGACTAGGATTCTGCAGGCATCTGGAATTCTTCATCAACTGTTTCGTGCCAAGCCATACGGCTCGCCCGTCTCCATCCGCGCACCCTACCGACGCAAGAGCAAAACAGGCGGGCAAGAGACATTCACACGGCCTCGGTAGGATCTGGAGCATTGCCAAATGCGCTCAAACATGTCAGCGGTAGGTCCTGCGGGAACCGACGACAAAGTCGAGCGGCCTGTCTTTCGACATTATTTTAACCTGTCGCATGTCTACAGTGTCGCCTTGACCAAATGATCTCGGACCACGTCTTCCTATCTCTTGAAACTTCACGCCGGCTCCGGCTTAGGTTCGTCCGGACCATTCCTGGAATGTCGATAGGAGGAAGCGGTCATTGCCTGTCGAATTCACGGACCTTGACGGATGCCCAGCCGAAAATGGGCTTTGCGAAGGTGCTCCGACGCAGCCGCTCGCGACGCCTTCTAATGTTGCGGACGAGTACGCAGGTCGTCGAGCAGTCTTTGCGGCGGCAGAGGCCCTCTCGGATAGGGAAGCCCGACGTGCCGCTCAGTTCGCCCACAGTCTTCGAACAATCTTTGAACGCATGCGGCGCTTCGGGATCGATCAAATTGCAGGTTCAGCTGTAGTAACCTGCGGGCCGTTTCGCATTCCGATCGTCCTTGGCCGGCCCGTGGGACTGCATCATGGCGAGCCGGCCGACCTCGCGTCGGGTGCCTAAGGCCTGGTCACCGCCGTTTTTCTGTCGCTGCAGGTCGCGCCTTGCTGACAGAACTACCAGCCATGCCTTTTGAGACGAGAACGTCACCTTGTCTGCCGGATTTGTCCATATTCAGACTTTTAAGATCCAACCATTCTTCTGCCTTTCTCAACCTGGTGACAGAAGGGGCGGGCAAGTTGGCTTCAGTTTCGGTTTCATTTTCGTTGTCCATCAAATCCGTTCTCCTAAAACACTCAATCAAGCGACCTTCGATCTGGAAGCCGCAGGCAAGTCTCGGTGCTCCGAAGGGCCGCCACTGGCTCGGCGATTGGCGGCTTCGACGGCGAGTGTCGACGTCGTCATCGATCGACGAAATCGCCAAGGTTCGTACGCCGTTCAAACCATGAGGTCTGCCGGAAGTTTCAATGTGGATGCGGATGATGTGTTGGCTGGCGTCCATCTTGAAAGGCCAAAGGCCGGCTGGCATCGATTGTTGGCCAAAGCTCCGATCTGGCGGGAACAATCGCGTGATGGGGTGGTTAAGCGGGCCTCGCCAACCCAAGGAAAAATCAATGTTCTATACAGACAATAAGCTGCAATTTCCCGTGCGTGTCGAAACGCCGGATCCGCAGTTCGCCCGCGCCCTGCAGCAGGCAATTGGCGGCGTCGAGGGCGAAATCCGTGTCGCCATGCAATATTTTTTCCAGGCCTGTGGCGCGCGCGGCAATCCGAAGTTTCGCGATCTTCTCATGAACACTGCCACAGAAGAGCTCGGCCATATCGAGATGCTTGCGACGGCGGTTGCTCTCAACCTTGAAGGTGCTCCGGTTTCGGTCAAGGACGAAGTGGCTGCCGATCAAGTCGCAAGCGCGGTCCTCGGTGGCATCAACTCGAAGAATCTGCTGTTTGCTGGTCTGTCGGCAATGCCGGTGGATTCTGACGGTGTTCCGTTCGACATGTCGCACATTTACGCGAGCGGCAACATCGCCGCAGACATGACGGCTAATGTCGCAGCGGAGTCGACCGGCCGCGTACTGGCAACGCGACTTTACAACTTGACCAACGAACGCGGCATGAAGGAGATGCTGTCCTTCCTGATCGCCCGCGACACGATGCACCAGAACCAGTGGCTGGCAGCCCTCGAGGAGCTTGGCGGATCCACGGGCGTCTTTCCAATCCCCAACAGCTTCCCTCAGGAGCAGGAAAACCAGGAATTCAGCTACGCCTATCTCGGATTTCATCAGGACGGCAGCGCGCCCGCTGCAGGCCGGTGGTCGCAGGGACCCTCCATCGATGGCAAGGGCGAGTTCGTGACCGCCCTTATGAAGCCGCTTGGTCCTGAACCGGCGCTCGGTCCAGCCAATAGCGGTGCACAAAGCGAACAGATGTAACCTTAATGGCGGGCTTCGGCCCGCCATGTCTAGCTGCAGGGCGGGTGGTCGTCCTTGTCTTCTCCGTCTACCATTCAATCACGGCCTCCAGCAATAGCCCCAACGGCATCAAGACAGAGGGGACCAGTCCCAGCCCAGCAGCGGGGGTGAAGGAGCACCAGCGTCGCTGCTGAGGAAGGGCGGCAGATCTAGGTACTCGTCATATGCTTCCTTGCCTATCGTCATCTTCCACGTCTCGTCGAAGATTAGTGCTCGACGAGAGCGCCGCCGGTTTCTCCATAGTGGTGTCGCTTACATGTGGCCTTGAGGTCTTCTGGTCGGACAGTCTGCCAGTCCGCGGCGTTTTGCTCTTTGCTGCGTCACCCGTCCGGCCACGGGCTGGCAGTTTCGGTACGATTGCATACCACCTTACCTCTGCCTGTTGATTTCAGGCGAGAATTGATCAACCTTCGTGCTCCAGTGAGGGAGGGGCGCAGCGCCGGGGGACGACGCCCAAGAGGCGGGGTGGTTCGTGAAGGAACTGCCCCGTCTTTGATTCGGAGCGATGGTTGTTATGTCGACGCCAGTTAATGTCGCTCGCGGACCCGACCAGATCATGTGCTACATGAACCTCAGGGAATTACTGCCCGTTCGCGGTGCTTGCGCCTTCGCATCTCCGCATCGTTCGAGGTCGCGCCCCTACGCGCGGAACAGGCAGCAAGGGACCACAACGTCGTCCGCCTGGCCGGCGCTCTTCCACCGGATCGATCCGCTCCGTGGGTGATGCCGGTCACCCCCCAAACCGTTCTCGTCAACTTGATCCTGGATCGATGTCCCCGGATCGGCGGCGCCAAAACTGTCTGCCGTCGGAGGAGATCTCGATGTCTCGGCGAGCTGGTTCTCAGTCACAGGTCCTTCCTTAAACAAACCGCCGGGCACCATAGACATTTCCGGAAGCAGGCTCGTTTAGCATGTCGGTACAGCCGACCGCTTACCTAGCCATTTCAGCACTCGGATTTCGTCCAAGTCCATCCAATCAAGAAGCCGAGTGCTCCGCGTCCTCAGCTTGAGGACATCGCTCAACGACCCGGCCTCGAAGTCCTCGAAAACCCCGGGATGAATGTAGGACGAGCGGCAGACGGATCGCGTGTTGACGAGTGTTGCGGCGACCCCGTCTATGGCTTGGTTCAGCTGACGCGAGAGCTCGCGTTTGGTAGACGCCGCCTTGATCGACGCAAGCGCGTCAACCGCCAAGCATGTGGCACCCCAGGTTCGAAATTGTCTCGAACTGAAATCCTCTCCGGTAATGTCCTTGATATAGCAGTTCACATCATGTGACGTGATCTGGCGGCATGCACCGTCCTCGCATATATACTGGAACAGGTTTTGCCCCGGCAGTTCCTGAAGTTTGCGCACCACATTGGCGATCCGGCGGTCGCTGTGCGAAAGGTTCCACTCCTTGCCGGATTTGCCTTTGAAGCGGAACCTGACGCTACCCCCTTCGACGACGACGTGACGACTGCGTAGCGTGGTCAGTCCATAGGATTTGTTCGTCTTGGCGTAGGCAGCGTTGCCAATTCGAATGTAAAGATTGTCCAGCATCCACACGACCGTCGCCAATGCCTTGTCCATGGTAAAGCCGCGTGAACGAAGATCGCTATCAACCCTCTCGCGCAGGTCGGGAAGTCGGCGGGCAAACTCGCCGAGGCGATCAAACTTTGCCTTGCCGCGTTCGGCATGCCATTCGGGATGATAGCGATACTGCCGCCTTCCGCGGGCATCGGTTCCGACGGCCTGCAGGTGGGAAAATGGGTTGGTCGAGATGATGACATTTTCATAGGCGGGCGGAATCGCGAGGGCGTTGAGCCGCTCGATCTCCGACGGTTCCGTGATGCGCCTGCCGTCCGGCCTGTAATAGTCGAAGAAATCCCCCCGCTTCTCCCGGGTGATGCCTGTTTCAAGACCGGGGACGTAGACGAGGCCGGAGGCAAGCTTTGCCTCCGCGGTCATGATATCGAAGTCGGTGGCGATCTGGTTCATCTGCCGGTAACTTGAAGACGTCGATTCGGTTCCCTCAGGACGACGCGCCGGTACGGTTCGCTTCGGCTGACGACGTGTAATCTTTGAAATGGCAGGCGAAGTTTTGCCTCTTCGCGAGGCGGTGAGATATCGCGGCATGTCCTTCTCGTTCTGGCACAGTACCGCGTCTTCATCGACAACGCAGCCAGGTACCACCGAAGCAAAACGAAACAAGGATCGTAATTGATCAGCCCTTCTTGATGATTACCGCCCGTGCCTACCAGACCGCGGCTTCAAAACCGGCTCTGCCACGGTGGTGCGAACCCAGGCGAGCGCTCTTGTTCGGACGATAAATTTTCGGCACCGGCAGGGGGCAATATCGCCACCCTTCTCAATCACAGAGCAAATCTCGACGAGCAGCACGACTTGCTCCGGATAAGGCGGTTAAGCTCGCCACCTTTTGGGTGGCGGCACCGCGCGTCAGGCGAAGTCAAACGGGTCGGAACGGACGGTCGAGCGTGCGAGCAAGACAACGGCAAGCCAAGCCATCGCGCGCCAAGGGGCCTTGGCAGAGCCGACTGAACCAGCGGCAATATCGAACCGAAACAGACGGGTGGCGCGTGGTGCGAGTTCGGGGTCAATGGCTGATTGCGGAGTTGGCCGAAAGCACGAAAACGCTGGGCCCGCTTGCTCTCAGAGCTGGCGGGATTGCGCTGCAGCCTGCATACGCGCGAGCCGAAGGCGGGCGGTCTTGGCGTCGCGCTGCCGACGCTCTTCTTCAAGTGCCTCCCGTGCCGCTTGGTTCGTCCGCTCCAGAACATCCATCCTCTGCTCTGCATTCATGGTGTTTCGCTTCCGCACGATGTCAGTGTCTGGCATGGTCGCCTCCTTCTCCAGAGAAGGCTGAATGCGCTTTTGGCGCAGAGGATGCGGTACGCTAGCGGACGCAAGACCAGAGCCTTCCGTCCTGAGCGGGACTTATAGATGGGCGCGCGGCGCGAGTTTGCTTGATGGTGACCGGCGGCCGAATCTGGGACAGGTCTGCACAAGCTTAGACAGGATTGTCACAGGCTTCTTGCCTCCTCGGCAACGGGACCTAAATGGCAATTGATAGGACGGGAGATGATAATGGCAATTCTAAACGACTGGCTGGATGATCGCGTTCAGGAAATCATCGGCACGCCGGGCTTCCACCACCAGAAATCTGATTTCCGGGATCAGGCGAAGCATCTGGTCGACAGAGGCAAGGCAGAAGGCTTCAGCGTTGCAGAGATAAAGGAAGCTTGTGGCGGAGACGTCGAACGTTTCTTGCTGGAGCATCAAAACGCGATGACTGACGTCGAAGCGCAACAGGTCAATCTGGCGAGGCACTAGGCTTACCCGGTCTGCCGGCAGGAGGTTTCAACCGCTCGGCAATGCCGCGTGCTACTGCTCCTATCGGGGACATGGACTAGCGTGTAAGCCGGCGGCCGCTCGCCGCTGTGCAGGTCGCGGCGCGATCCCGTGTTTTTCGCTCGTTCCTGCCGGGCTGTCCGGGCTTTAGGGGAACTCCCTTTCTCTCTGATCGTTCTCGCTAGAAGAAAGGGAGAATGCAATGCCTGTGATTTATCATGTCGCAGAATACGATGAGGGATTTGCCTATCGGATGGAGGACGTCTGGTCGGAGACCTTCGCGTCTCACGAAGAGGCTCTGCAGGCGGCGCGCGCAGCGGCGAGCCGGCAGCGCCTCAGCGGGGAACCAACCGAAATCACCTTTCAGGATGAAACCGGCGCGTGGGAGACCCAGGAGGTCAGCGGCGAGGATCGTCCGTCGACGGATGTCATTGATGACACTTGAGGAGAAAAAGCTCTGCCAGTGTCAGGATCATGATAGGAGGCTTTCGATGTCGAAGATCGAAGCAGAAAAATCCGGTTGGTTGCGAAGCTTCATGACGGAGCTCGGAATTGTCGAGCCCGCGTCGGTCGCCGAGCTTGAAGAGGACCACCGGGAAGTGATCGACGCCTATCGGAACGGGAAGATTACGCAGGCCATGCTGAGAGGCAGCTTGATGAACGACGAACGTGTCAGCGCACAGGTCGAGGCGTCGGCCGCCGAAAGGCAATTCTAGTTCTCCATGGATCGGCCTCGCCGACCGCATCGCGGTTCGCATTGCCCCCCACAGCAACCAACAAAAGGATGCGCTGGTCGCAGGACGTAGCGCTAGCGTAGAAATCATCAGCGCGTCGAAACCTCCTGGCCAGCACTGATCTTGTCTCAGTTGCCGCCCTTTGAGCGCCGTCCCATCGCTAGCGAAAACAGCCGCGCCTGCCTGGTGGCAAAGGCTCGGGGATCGATTGGCCTGTCGCCATCGAGGATGCGGGCCTCATCGAGCAAAAGCCATGCTGCATCCTGCCGGAACACCTTATCCTTCATCGCCGCGATTTCTCGCACCAGTTCGTTTCCAGCATTGATCTCCAGGATCGGCTTTGAAGCGGTCTGCAGCCTGCCGGCACCCTGAAGGATCTTTTCGAGCTGCCGGTCGGGGCCATGTTCAGAGGCAACGAGGCAGACCGCGCTTTCCGTTAAGCGGGCGGAAACACGGACATCGGCCACAGCCTCGGCCAGAGTGGCTCGCGCAGAATCGATAAAGGCGGCGACGTCCGCGGACGACTCGGAACCATTGCCGCGATCATCCCGCGCATCGTCCAGGCCGTCCAGATCGGCTGCTCCTTGAGTTATCGATTTAAAGGTCTTGCCTTCATAGTCAGGGGCGTTTGTTGGCCAGAAGCTGTCGACGGAATCGGTCAGAAGCAGCACTTCAATATTCTTTGCTCGAAAACCTTCCAGCTGGGGCGACGCTTTCAGCTGATCAATCGAGGACCCACTGATATAGTAGATCGCGGCCTGTCCATCTCTCATGTCGGCGAGGTACTCCGCCAGGCTGCGTGTCTCCTGACCGGAAAAGGTGGTGCGGAAGCGTGCGAGCTTGAGCAGCTGCGCGCGCCGTTCGAAATCCTCGTAGATCCCCTCCTTGACGATCGCGCCGAACAGGTCCCAGAACGTCTTGAAGGTCTGGGCGTCATTCTCGGCCATCTTCTCCAGTGCGGCGAGAACACGCCCGGTCACACCCTTTCTGATCGCGGCGACAATCGGGCTTTCCTGGATCATCTCGCGGGAGATGTTCAACGGCATATCCGCCGTGTCGACGATGCCCCGCACAAACCGCAGATAGCGCGGCAGCAACTCGGCCTCGTCCGTAATGAAAACCCGCTTGACGTAGAGCTTCATCCGACCGTGCCGGTCGGGGTCGAAGAGATCGAAAGGCTGCGAGCCCGGGATGAAGGCGAGCGCGGTATAATCCTGGCGCCCTTCGGCGCGGAAGTGCACGGTGTGAAGGGGCTCGTCGTATTGGCCCGACACGCCTCGATAAAAATCGTCATATTCCTGTTTCGAAATTTCGGTCTTGGGCTTGGTCCAAAGCGCCAGGCCGTCCGTGACCTGCTGCGGATCGCTTCCCTCCTTTTCGACCAGGCGGATGGGCACGGGGACATGGCCGGACTGCTCGCGGATGATGTTCTCCACCGTCCACCGCGCGGTATATTTCTGTGCCTCGGCCATCAGGTGAAGCACGACGCGGGTTCCTCTCGTCGGTGCATTACTACCATCGACGCCGACAATATCGTAGCTGCCCTTGCCGTCGGACGACCACCTCCATGCCTCCTTACTGCCGGCCCGCCTAGAAATGACATCGACGCGGTCGGCAACCATGAAGGAGGAGTAGAACCCGACGCCGAACTGGCCTATCAGCTCGGCCTTTTCCCCGCCTTTCGCGGCCTCGATCCGTTCCATGAAGGCGCGGGTGCCCGATCGCGCGATCGTGCCCAGCGCATCGATCATCTCCTCACGGCTCATGCCAATGCCGTTGTCCTCCACACTCAGTGTCTGTTTGTCTTCATCGAGGCGTACGAGGATTTGCAGCTGCGCGCCGTCTGCGCTGAGTTTGGGCTGGGAAATCGACTCGTAGCGGAGTTTTTCGCAGGCATCGGCAGCGTTCGAGATCAACTCACGCAAAAAAACGTCCTTGTCCGAATAGACCGAATGCACCATCATGTGTAGGAGGCGGCTGACATCGGCTTCGAATGGGTGTTGTTCAGGCTGCCGTTCGTCTGCTCTCATCGATCTTCCCTCATGTCTTTCGTCGCACCTCCGGTCTGGCGCAGATTCGATCGAACAACTTAGTTCACCATGCGCAACAGGCAAGATCCTGAGTTTTTTTCCCTCAGCGCTCAGGCCACCGGAACCCGGCTTCTTGCGAGTGCCCTGCTCGATATCAACGCGGCAACGACGACCGGCACGACTGTCCAGTAAGAACAGCGCACGCCGAAATACTCGGCGACGAAGCCGAGCAGCGGCGGCCCTGCGAAAAAAACCAGAAATGTCGTTTGTCCCAGAGCTGCCACATTGACAGACGGCGCTCGATCACCCCTCCCCGCCGCTGCGGAAATTGCCAGCGGATAGACAGCCGAACATCCGATGCCGGTCAATGCGAACCCGGCGAGTGCAACCACAGCATGCGGGGCCGTTGCCACCATGACCAGCCCGGTGGCGGTGATGAGAAGCAGGCTCCTGGCGACGCCAAGCGCATCAAACCGGTCAACGAACCTGTCCATGACGAGCCTGCCAATCGCGATCGTGAGTGAGAATATCGTGACGCCAAGGCCCCCGAGGAAGGGAGATGCCACGAACACGTCGCGCATATAAATCGCCGACCAATCCACGCTTGCCCCTTCGGCGAGCAAGGGTGCGGCGCCGATCAAGCAAAGAGGTAGGAGGCCGATGGTCGGCCGCGCGATCAGGTATTTGCCGATTGTGGCTGTGTTGTCTCGGCGAGGCGCGGTTTGGATCTTCATGAAGATGATCGTTCCACTGATCAGGATCAGCGCTAGCGCTAGCGCCATGTGAATCTCGACTGGTACCGTCGCTTGACGCATGATCGCGCCCACGAGAGCCGTAATGAAGAAACCGGTGCTCCACATGCCATGCGCGCGGCTCATAATCCTTCGCCCGAGCAGGGCTTCGTGGCGATCCGTTTCGATGTTCGCGTTGATCTCGAAGGCGCCGGTCAGGATACCAGCCACAAACAGGACCGGAGCGGCGGCGACCGCTGAAGGCATCCAAGGAACAAGGGCAAATCCGGTGCTTGCTCCGAATACTGTCAGGAAGGCCATGGTGCGGGCGCCGAACCTTTCGATCACGGGAACGGAGAAGGTCAGGCCGAACAGAACCCCTGAGGACATCGACACCAGCAGGATGCCGAGCTGGCCCTCGGAGAGGGCAAATCGGGCCTGGAGGTCGGGGAGGCGTGACAACAAACCTCCGAGCATGAAGGCGACCGCGAACTGGATGAAGAAGATGCGTTGATGTGGCTGCATGAGCGGGTCAAAGCGTCGGGTTGGAGCGATCGAAACGCGGCTGTCAACGAGAAGTGGAAACTCAAGGGACCTCATTCTTGTTCCGGCTCCCCGGCAAGAGGAAGCAGAGATTTGGTCCATCTGCTCGCTACGGGATGGTGGTGCTGACACAACGCTTGCCTGCCGCCTCGGTGAGAGAATATCCTCGCAGCAGGGCCACGATGCCATCTGCTTGCCTCTTATCGGCATCGCAACCTCGTAGAGGCCGGAAACAATCTCCGTGGGCGGCAGCAAAAAGCCCCCGCGATAAGCGAGGGCTCTTTTCCGGTCTTTCTGAACCGGTCACCCGATAGCGGGTTGGGGGCGTGCAATCGAGTGACGCCTTTGAAACCTGCAGCATGACAGAAAGTTCCCACCCGCTTATTCTTTTGAGGAACGGCTCAGCCAAAATCTATCGTTGAAGAACGCCCGGCCGATGATGTGCGTGCTCGGCCGGTGAAACGAAGATGAGGCACAACTTTTTCACGTTCTGTGCGTTGATGTGGCGACTTGGCAATGGAGCACGTCTGGTGACTAGAGTGAATGTTGGAACTTTGGCAAAAGCCGGCTATGCCGCGAGAGGCGTCGTCTTCCTGCTCGTTGCCGCGATGGCCCTCTTCTCGGGGTTGGCCGGCGGCAGGCCAGATACAAAATCAGCTTTGTCGACCCTCCTTGATCAGCCCCTCGGACGGGTCTGGGTCGGCACCATTGGCCTCGGTCTGCTCGGCTTCGTGGCCTGGCGACTTGCGCAGTCGCTTGCAGACAGCGATGGACATGGATCAGGCAGCAAGGCACTGGCCATCAGGGCCGCCCTCCTTGGTAGCGCCTTGGCCTATATCGGGCTGGCGAGTTTTGCGATCAGTCACGCCCTGTCGGCGGGCGGTGGCGGACAGTCCTCAGGCGAGCAAAGTCTTGCGCGTTGGATCATGTCCCAACCCTACGGCGCCTATCTAGCGGTTGTGGTGGGGCTTGGCTTCATCATCGGCGGGGTGATGACGTCGATGAAGGGGCTGACGCGCAAATTCGAGAAATATCTCCACTTGCCGGATAGGAAAGGGTTCATCCGTCTCGTGTGCATTTATGGCCTTGTCGCTCGCGGTATTGTGTTCGCCCTTACGGGCCTGCTTTTCGCGTACGCGGGCATTACGGTAGACCCCGATCAGGCAGGCAGCATGTCGGATGCGCTGACATGGTTGCGACAGCTCCCCTTCGGTGCGCTCCTCTACATTTTGGTTTCTCTAGGCCTTGCCGCATTCGGGCTCTACAATCTCGTCGAGGCGCGTTACCGCGTCGTGCATGGCCCCTCCCTCAACGACGTGAAGAAGGCCGTCGTAATCCCACGGCCGTGACGGCGATCGTCGGCGGCCATCCGGAGCCGTCGTCTGGAGAACAACATGTGGCGCCTCTTTCAGACTGTTTGCGCCTCAAAGAGCTTGGCGTGACCGATCCTGCTCGCGCATCGCGTCCCGATCAGCGGAGCGTCGGCGAGACC
This genomic window from Sinorhizobium sp. B11 contains:
- the htpG gene encoding molecular chaperone HtpG, translating into MRADERQPEQHPFEADVSRLLHMMVHSVYSDKDVFLRELISNAADACEKLRYESISQPKLSADGAQLQILVRLDEDKQTLSVEDNGIGMSREEMIDALGTIARSGTRAFMERIEAAKGGEKAELIGQFGVGFYSSFMVADRVDVISRRAGSKEAWRWSSDGKGSYDIVGVDGSNAPTRGTRVVLHLMAEAQKYTARWTVENIIREQSGHVPVPIRLVEKEGSDPQQVTDGLALWTKPKTEISKQEYDDFYRGVSGQYDEPLHTVHFRAEGRQDYTALAFIPGSQPFDLFDPDRHGRMKLYVKRVFITDEAELLPRYLRFVRGIVDTADMPLNISREMIQESPIVAAIRKGVTGRVLAALEKMAENDAQTFKTFWDLFGAIVKEGIYEDFERRAQLLKLARFRTTFSGQETRSLAEYLADMRDGQAAIYYISGSSIDQLKASPQLEGFRAKNIEVLLLTDSVDSFWPTNAPDYEGKTFKSITQGAADLDGLDDARDDRGNGSESSADVAAFIDSARATLAEAVADVRVSARLTESAVCLVASEHGPDRQLEKILQGAGRLQTASKPILEINAGNELVREIAAMKDKVFRQDAAWLLLDEARILDGDRPIDPRAFATRQARLFSLAMGRRSKGGN
- a CDS encoding manganese catalase family protein, with amino-acid sequence MFYTDNKLQFPVRVETPDPQFARALQQAIGGVEGEIRVAMQYFFQACGARGNPKFRDLLMNTATEELGHIEMLATAVALNLEGAPVSVKDEVAADQVASAVLGGINSKNLLFAGLSAMPVDSDGVPFDMSHIYASGNIAADMTANVAAESTGRVLATRLYNLTNERGMKEMLSFLIARDTMHQNQWLAALEELGGSTGVFPIPNSFPQEQENQEFSYAYLGFHQDGSAPAAGRWSQGPSIDGKGEFVTALMKPLGPEPALGPANSGAQSEQM
- a CDS encoding DNA topoisomerase IB, whose protein sequence is MNQIATDFDIMTAEAKLASGLVYVPGLETGITREKRGDFFDYYRPDGRRITEPSEIERLNALAIPPAYENVIISTNPFSHLQAVGTDARGRRQYRYHPEWHAERGKAKFDRLGEFARRLPDLRERVDSDLRSRGFTMDKALATVVWMLDNLYIRIGNAAYAKTNKSYGLTTLRSRHVVVEGGSVRFRFKGKSGKEWNLSHSDRRIANVVRKLQELPGQNLFQYICEDGACRQITSHDVNCYIKDITGEDFSSRQFRTWGATCLAVDALASIKAASTKRELSRQLNQAIDGVAATLVNTRSVCRSSYIHPGVFEDFEAGSLSDVLKLRTRSTRLLDWMDLDEIRVLKWLGKRSAVPTC
- a CDS encoding prolyl oligopeptidase family serine peptidase, coding for MTSRDILVIFFHGIGASGAQMMPLASSWRSSLPDARFVALDAPFPHPRGHQWFNVDAYQLQPERIEAVRAAFDTVVGEIIDREGFRNAHHRVAFVGVSQGAIVALDAVASGRWTIGALVSFSGLLPPTPVSSKRNETPVLLVHGEADQTIPAFASTMAAARLGAAGFKVELEVEEGVGHTISTRGAAKALSFLRKSLLPVGAQKR
- a CDS encoding MFS transporter yields the protein MQPHQRIFFIQFAVAFMLGGLLSRLPDLQARFALSEGQLGILLVSMSSGVLFGLTFSVPVIERFGARTMAFLTVFGASTGFALVPWMPSAVAAAPVLFVAGILTGAFEINANIETDRHEALLGRRIMSRAHGMWSTGFFITALVGAIMRQATVPVEIHMALALALILISGTIIFMKIQTAPRRDNTATIGKYLIARPTIGLLPLCLIGAAPLLAEGASVDWSAIYMRDVFVASPFLGGLGVTIFSLTIAIGRLVMDRFVDRFDALGVARSLLLITATGLVMVATAPHAVVALAGFALTGIGCSAVYPLAISAAAGRGDRAPSVNVAALGQTTFLVFFAGPPLLGFVAEYFGVRCSYWTVVPVVVAALISSRALARSRVPVA
- a CDS encoding low affinity iron permease family protein — encoded protein: MRWRSWLTDLGSWTASPYAFAIVAVYGLSWLFFSPETLEWHGFATLATWLMTLFIQRAEHRDTQAIHAKLDELLHAHGDADNEISRLDEKEPEQIEQFRQNHTTSD